One segment of Candidatus Melainabacteria bacterium DNA contains the following:
- a CDS encoding TIGR03960 family B12-binding radical SAM protein: MVGRQDPQVKTTSTAKVNDSEFSSLLTEELLEQVNRPGQYLGNEWGAARKDFEQATVRLALSFPDLYELGMSNFGLKILYQIVNATEGLLVDRSYAPGSDLEKILRDRKIPLWGWESRRPLRDFELVGFSLQYELCYTNVLNMLDLAQVPVLAADRTDIFPLIFGGGPSAVNPEPMALFMDFFIIGDGEAAIPNTMKIVREFKERYPDAQGACYRQRLLSELATRVEGLYVPSLYQYNNDGKAPKPVDLKTLQPSQNCSVDHEHCSTADIATPLPERILRQTIPLSNDNQPTASLVPYLSLVHDREVLEVRRGCDRGCRFCQPGYTFLPVRERSTEDLLKLSSQALANSGHQEYSMLSLCVSDYTSLHESVRALNQEHAAKRSSLSFPSQRADRMNLELAEELKAVRKSGITLAPEAGSERLRAIINKGLSHQQIISAIEAAYQSGWTSVKLYFMCGLPLEEDSDLAGIVDILKEATMHCRAIKKTDPVKYKKDIDFTCTISNFVPKPFTPFQWFGQVTPEETERRHKVLRQKLRESGLRNVQLNLTDTTISLLESVISRGDRNVSKMIYEAWKDGAVFDAWDEHFKPQIWHNVAARMNTTLIDMACTDRPVGSEQPWEAIHIGLNNWWLVKEWEKAVAAVETAPCTENLCHACGVCTELDTTHQLSAPKPEVMKKNPFVKELAVKVEESNGDSHPSLFFTKPPEAPVNEALQRIRFKFTKKGDLRFISHLDLQHLLARASRRAVLNVAYTKGFNPAPRLNLAAPLALFQESECEVGEVDLSVVVSTDDFIKRFNAQLPPEIQMLEAREIPVSNMALASILSSATYRVRLVRFADANAERTELEAYRAALNELIQSLLAKEEVFLQSPDADQAGGSSSQKLAQKGSTENAAPNVAKRKNIRPGILSIELVDPSTGTLELELAHGPAMHVKPDHVLKCLQPDDKPFPEAVWRITRTQLKGRGETPLFNT; the protein is encoded by the coding sequence ATGGTGGGTCGACAGGATCCACAAGTCAAGACAACATCAACAGCGAAAGTCAACGACTCGGAATTTTCCAGCCTTCTGACTGAAGAGTTGCTCGAACAAGTGAACCGACCCGGTCAGTATCTTGGAAACGAGTGGGGCGCGGCGCGCAAAGATTTCGAACAGGCAACGGTCAGACTGGCGTTGTCTTTTCCAGACCTTTACGAACTGGGAATGTCCAATTTCGGGTTGAAAATTCTCTACCAGATTGTCAATGCCACCGAAGGTCTGCTGGTTGATCGCAGTTATGCGCCAGGCTCAGACCTGGAGAAAATTTTACGCGACAGAAAAATACCGTTGTGGGGTTGGGAATCGCGACGACCGCTGAGAGATTTCGAGCTGGTCGGCTTTTCGCTGCAGTACGAGCTTTGCTACACGAACGTCTTGAATATGTTGGATCTCGCCCAGGTGCCAGTCCTGGCTGCAGATCGCACCGACATTTTCCCGCTTATCTTCGGCGGCGGACCCTCAGCGGTAAATCCGGAGCCAATGGCGCTATTCATGGACTTCTTCATCATTGGTGACGGCGAAGCCGCGATACCAAATACGATGAAAATTGTACGAGAGTTCAAAGAACGTTATCCCGATGCTCAAGGTGCATGCTATCGCCAGAGGCTGCTGTCCGAGCTGGCTACCCGTGTGGAAGGTCTCTACGTTCCGTCTCTTTATCAATACAACAACGACGGCAAAGCACCCAAGCCAGTCGATCTGAAAACATTACAACCGAGTCAAAACTGCAGCGTCGATCACGAACACTGTTCCACTGCAGATATTGCCACGCCGCTGCCAGAGCGCATTCTGCGCCAGACAATCCCACTATCGAACGACAATCAGCCGACAGCATCGCTCGTCCCATACCTGTCACTCGTGCACGACCGAGAAGTGCTGGAAGTGCGCAGAGGTTGCGACCGTGGCTGCCGTTTCTGCCAGCCTGGTTACACCTTTCTTCCAGTCAGAGAGAGATCGACTGAAGACTTGCTGAAGCTCTCCAGTCAGGCACTGGCCAACAGCGGTCACCAGGAATATTCAATGTTGTCGCTTTGCGTGAGCGACTACACCAGTCTGCACGAGTCGGTGCGGGCCCTCAATCAAGAGCACGCAGCCAAACGATCCTCGCTGTCATTTCCAAGTCAGCGAGCCGATCGCATGAATCTCGAACTGGCCGAAGAGCTGAAAGCGGTGCGTAAAAGTGGTATCACCCTTGCGCCTGAAGCAGGTTCAGAGCGGCTCAGAGCGATCATAAACAAAGGGCTGTCGCATCAACAAATCATCTCTGCAATAGAAGCCGCTTATCAGTCGGGCTGGACTTCTGTGAAACTGTACTTCATGTGCGGACTGCCTCTCGAAGAAGACTCCGATCTGGCCGGCATCGTAGATATTCTCAAAGAAGCAACTATGCACTGTCGCGCCATCAAAAAGACAGATCCCGTAAAATACAAAAAAGATATCGACTTCACCTGCACGATTTCAAACTTCGTGCCCAAGCCGTTTACTCCGTTTCAGTGGTTCGGTCAAGTGACACCGGAAGAGACAGAGCGCCGGCACAAAGTGTTGCGGCAGAAACTCAGGGAATCAGGGCTGAGAAATGTGCAGCTCAATTTAACCGACACCACAATAAGCTTGCTCGAGTCCGTAATCTCTCGCGGCGATCGAAACGTCAGCAAGATGATTTACGAAGCATGGAAAGACGGCGCCGTTTTCGATGCCTGGGACGAACATTTCAAACCGCAGATCTGGCACAATGTCGCCGCCCGCATGAACACTACATTGATTGATATGGCCTGTACCGACAGACCGGTTGGCTCCGAACAGCCATGGGAAGCAATCCACATCGGGCTGAACAACTGGTGGCTCGTAAAGGAATGGGAAAAAGCCGTAGCGGCAGTCGAAACCGCTCCGTGCACCGAGAACCTTTGCCATGCTTGCGGCGTCTGCACCGAACTCGATACCACGCATCAGCTCTCTGCACCTAAACCGGAAGTGATGAAGAAAAATCCTTTCGTCAAAGAGCTGGCAGTAAAAGTCGAAGAATCAAACGGTGACAGTCATCCGTCGCTGTTCTTCACAAAACCACCGGAGGCACCGGTCAACGAAGCACTACAGAGAATTAGATTCAAATTCACCAAGAAAGGTGATTTGCGATTTATTTCTCACCTCGATTTGCAGCATCTTCTCGCCCGCGCATCGCGTCGGGCAGTTTTGAATGTTGCCTATACAAAGGGATTCAATCCTGCTCCTCGACTGAATCTTGCAGCACCACTGGCGCTGTTCCAGGAATCAGAATGTGAAGTGGGCGAAGTAGATCTCTCAGTTGTCGTCTCAACCGACGACTTCATCAAGCGCTTCAATGCGCAGTTACCTCCTGAAATACAGATGCTCGAAGCCAGAGAAATTCCGGTTTCGAACATGGCCCTGGCTTCCATTCTCAGCTCTGCCACATACAGAGTTCGCCTGGTTCGATTTGCGGATGCCAACGCAGAACGAACTGAGCTGGAGGCATATCGAGCCGCTTTGAACGAACTGATTCAGAGTCTGCTCGCCAAAGAAGAAGTCTTCTTACAGTCTCCTGATGCCGATCAAGCGGGTGGTTCATCCTCCCAAAAGCTCGCGCAGAAAGGATCAACTGAAAATGCAGCGCCCAACGTTGCAAAAAGAAAAAACATTCGCCCAGGAATCCTTTCCATCGAGCTGGTTGATCCCTCAACTGGCACTCTCGAACTGGAACTTGCTCACGGACCAGCAATGCATGTGAAGCCGGACCATGTTTTGAAGTGCTTGCAACCAGACGATAAGCCTTTCCCCGAAGCTGTCTGGCGGATTACCCGCACCCAGTTGAAGGGACGGGGCGAAACTCCTTTGTTCAACACCTAA
- a CDS encoding Rne/Rng family ribonuclease, which produces MKKSLVISEQDSIAAILENERVVEFFVNRGELLLGDIYSATVENILPGIDAAFVNLGKDKMGFLHANDVPGQGLLKERLVPKQKLLVQITKEPTGHKGPRVSTAISLPGRFLVLVPEERGVSISRRISEARERARLKSVVNLMKPPGVGLIIRTEAKAQGESELFEDFEQLWDRWQTVVSEGEASIGPSLIYRDQDLLFRVIRDAYSNDVSEIICDSQDGQKRAQEYLQGWAGRTTRVSYHTGDDSLLVSKGVDKEIEAALSDRVELPSGGHLNIQPTEALTVIDVNSGRFTSSRTQAETVRRTNVEAAQEIPRQLRLRNIGGMVIVDFIDMDSRKDQQQVLEVFQRVLEEDRAKPQVGQLSDLGLVELTRRRQGQSLRELFTVHCTGCSGLGVVPTLELGTAEHRRVISFKSPEETTKTRGGNNRRPLRQQNAGGGQLRAATAHNGRILPTVDEVEEEDFTDVPEEILDQMPDDLLADPAERELKGGVKRAAYNESESEDEEDNDQAQFDAHNEDFAPKANLFEESFSDDDEEESTTLTENITAVEHVFNEMGARPRQETPAEQIAAEASEVRPYEQAEPHVHAEPEESSQEEQPEVSVEHETEEDLVSFADSSPFQTEYDPVTGTYRLKARVVESESQQEGASQHSEHHDHGHSHEHEHEHSHEHNGEHAHQHEHGHNEHEHSHEHGHDHSHEHGHEQHGHESGSSSMQGEQLNLFGANEHEDTSGSHQSEAPTWNDTTGDASEGGQEEHSEQHEQSVYSGSQQWGEDNG; this is translated from the coding sequence ATGAAAAAGTCACTTGTAATCTCCGAGCAAGACAGCATTGCGGCGATACTCGAAAACGAACGTGTGGTCGAGTTCTTCGTAAACCGCGGTGAATTGCTGCTGGGTGACATTTATTCAGCCACCGTGGAAAACATCCTGCCCGGCATCGACGCTGCTTTCGTCAACCTGGGCAAAGACAAAATGGGCTTTCTCCACGCCAACGACGTGCCCGGGCAGGGTCTGTTGAAAGAACGCCTGGTACCCAAACAAAAATTACTGGTGCAGATCACTAAAGAACCAACCGGCCACAAGGGACCAAGAGTTTCCACAGCAATCAGTCTGCCTGGAAGATTCCTTGTACTCGTTCCCGAAGAGCGAGGAGTCTCGATTTCACGACGCATCAGCGAAGCGAGAGAAAGAGCCCGCTTGAAATCAGTGGTCAACCTGATGAAGCCTCCCGGCGTCGGTCTAATCATCCGTACAGAAGCTAAAGCACAGGGCGAGAGTGAACTTTTCGAAGATTTCGAGCAGCTCTGGGATCGCTGGCAGACGGTGGTTTCAGAAGGCGAGGCTTCAATCGGTCCATCGCTCATTTATAGAGACCAGGATTTGTTGTTCCGCGTCATCCGTGATGCTTATTCCAACGATGTAAGCGAAATCATCTGCGACAGCCAGGACGGGCAGAAGCGCGCCCAGGAATACTTGCAAGGCTGGGCCGGTCGCACGACGCGCGTCAGTTATCACACTGGCGATGACAGCTTGCTGGTTTCAAAAGGTGTCGATAAAGAGATCGAAGCCGCTCTCTCCGACCGGGTCGAACTGCCAAGCGGTGGACACCTCAACATTCAACCGACCGAAGCCCTGACCGTTATCGACGTCAACTCGGGTCGATTCACAAGTTCGCGCACCCAGGCTGAGACCGTGCGCAGAACCAATGTCGAAGCGGCACAGGAAATTCCGCGGCAGTTGCGATTGCGCAATATCGGCGGCATGGTGATAGTCGATTTTATCGACATGGACAGCCGCAAAGACCAACAACAAGTCCTGGAAGTTTTCCAGAGAGTGCTGGAAGAAGACCGTGCCAAGCCTCAAGTCGGCCAACTTTCAGACCTCGGTCTGGTCGAGTTGACTCGTCGCCGCCAGGGTCAGAGCCTGCGTGAGCTCTTCACCGTTCATTGCACAGGCTGCTCAGGCTTAGGCGTAGTGCCGACGCTCGAGCTTGGAACTGCCGAACACCGTCGTGTAATCAGCTTCAAGAGTCCAGAAGAAACGACCAAAACTCGCGGCGGCAACAACCGCAGACCACTCCGGCAGCAAAATGCCGGTGGTGGACAGTTGCGCGCAGCAACCGCTCACAACGGTCGAATTCTGCCGACAGTTGACGAAGTTGAGGAAGAAGACTTCACAGACGTGCCTGAGGAAATTCTGGATCAAATGCCGGACGACCTGCTCGCCGACCCAGCCGAACGCGAGTTGAAAGGCGGCGTAAAAAGAGCTGCATACAATGAATCGGAGTCTGAAGACGAAGAAGACAACGATCAAGCCCAGTTCGACGCGCACAACGAAGACTTCGCCCCTAAGGCCAATCTCTTTGAAGAAAGCTTCAGCGACGACGATGAGGAAGAGTCGACCACGTTGACTGAAAACATCACTGCAGTCGAACACGTCTTCAACGAAATGGGTGCACGCCCGCGCCAGGAAACTCCGGCCGAACAAATCGCCGCTGAAGCTTCCGAAGTGCGACCTTACGAGCAAGCTGAGCCACATGTTCATGCCGAGCCGGAAGAGTCGAGCCAGGAGGAGCAGCCGGAAGTGTCCGTGGAACACGAGACAGAAGAAGATCTGGTGTCGTTTGCCGACAGCAGTCCCTTCCAAACTGAATACGATCCTGTCACAGGAACGTATCGGCTCAAAGCTCGAGTTGTCGAGTCTGAAAGCCAGCAGGAAGGTGCTTCTCAACACTCCGAGCATCACGACCATGGTCACTCCCATGAGCACGAGCATGAGCATTCGCACGAGCACAACGGCGAGCATGCTCACCAACACGAGCACGGGCACAATGAACATGAACACTCGCACGAGCATGGTCATGACCACTCTCACGAGCACGGGCATGAGCAGCATGGACATGAATCCGGCTCTAGCTCGATGCAAGGAGAGCAGTTGAACTTGTTCGGTGCAAATGAACATGAAGACACCTCAGGCTCACATCAATCTGAAGCTCCAACCTGGAACGACACCACAGGCGATGCCAGTGAAGGCGGACAGGAAGAGCACAGCGAACAACATGAGCAGAGTGTCTATTCAGGCTCGCAGCAGTGGGGCGAAGATAACGGCTAG
- a CDS encoding tetratricopeptide repeat protein — protein sequence MRKLEALTLAAVTLVTFAAPNSVQAMTPGADTAPVRDEKPSQQTLNRLAEAVDKNPNDVDARCQLAACYDQLALPDLAREQYMAAVKLAPNNAHLWMLRVKQELKNGRSDVAMHMIETAHERFTDDPEVLFWYGNYFAARSKIDDAAFAYNLALKKNPEIEGLRSALGEVCLEKMRYGDALNLAEQEIKTHPQFWLAYKVKAFALMGLGRTQEALSPLRVAYANYPTKAIVAKTYARACIWCGYFQEALLPALMFLNTTSNLTSNDYDAKRLLNTVLTNLPRSIVEKELPSISAAVQKIKPNAAYYFALGDTLDHAGLNDLAISQYYAGLQMEPNFARGLFRLGKDFEQARRDYKAALMLYAKANQLAPQDPEIATYFLRLGRRYKNRDNDLAWQLKDYFQPAIPSVIPFDVKINAK from the coding sequence ATGCGCAAACTGGAGGCATTGACATTGGCGGCGGTGACGCTGGTCACTTTTGCTGCACCAAATTCAGTGCAAGCGATGACGCCCGGGGCAGACACGGCCCCTGTACGAGACGAAAAACCCAGCCAGCAAACATTGAACCGACTGGCTGAAGCAGTGGATAAGAATCCAAACGACGTCGATGCACGCTGTCAGCTGGCCGCTTGCTATGACCAGCTGGCCCTGCCCGACCTGGCCCGCGAACAATACATGGCTGCAGTCAAACTGGCACCAAACAATGCCCACCTCTGGATGCTGCGCGTCAAACAAGAGCTGAAAAACGGGCGCTCCGATGTAGCGATGCATATGATTGAGACTGCTCACGAGAGATTTACCGACGATCCTGAGGTACTTTTCTGGTACGGCAACTATTTTGCCGCCAGGAGCAAGATCGATGATGCCGCCTTTGCCTACAACCTGGCCCTGAAAAAAAATCCGGAAATCGAAGGGCTGCGCTCGGCTCTGGGCGAAGTCTGCCTGGAGAAAATGCGTTACGGAGACGCCCTCAACTTAGCCGAACAAGAGATCAAAACTCATCCTCAATTCTGGCTGGCCTACAAAGTAAAAGCCTTTGCCTTGATGGGACTGGGACGCACTCAAGAAGCGTTGTCACCACTGAGAGTGGCATATGCAAATTATCCGACCAAAGCCATCGTGGCCAAAACATACGCACGAGCCTGTATCTGGTGTGGGTATTTCCAGGAAGCGCTCCTGCCTGCTTTGATGTTTTTGAATACAACCTCTAACTTGACCTCCAACGACTACGATGCAAAACGACTGCTCAACACAGTTCTGACGAACCTGCCCCGGTCAATCGTGGAGAAGGAACTGCCCTCGATAAGCGCGGCAGTGCAAAAAATCAAGCCAAACGCTGCTTATTATTTCGCCCTCGGCGATACACTCGATCACGCCGGCTTGAACGACCTGGCTATCAGCCAGTATTACGCAGGTCTGCAGATGGAGCCAAACTTTGCCCGGGGATTGTTCAGACTGGGCAAAGACTTCGAACAAGCCCGCAGAGACTATAAAGCAGCACTGATGCTCTACGCTAAAGCCAATCAGCTGGCGCCGCAAGACCCCGAAATTGCTACTTATTTCTTGCGCCTGGGCAGACGCTATAAAAATAGAGACAATGACCTGGCTTGGCAGTTGAAAGATTACTTCCAACCAGCGATACCATCTGTAATACCGTTTGACGTAAAAATAAACGCCAAATAA
- a CDS encoding ferrous iron transport protein A yields the protein MTLSEAKDGQWFIVERTTSDDITYQALRFGIGEGSRIQVQKNIPGGPIIISKNQLEIAIGRQLANFIEVSHSDLEGKSKK from the coding sequence TTGACTTTAAGCGAAGCAAAAGATGGTCAATGGTTCATCGTCGAGCGAACCACAAGTGACGATATAACCTATCAGGCGCTCCGTTTCGGCATTGGCGAAGGGTCGCGTATTCAAGTCCAAAAAAATATTCCGGGCGGTCCGATAATAATTTCGAAGAATCAACTCGAGATTGCTATAGGCAGACAGTTAGCCAATTTCATTGAAGTCTCCCACAGTGATTTGGAAGGCAAGAGCAAGAAATGA
- a CDS encoding transcriptional repressor translates to MQADGQNTSDPVFDSLRKRGHRITAQRETILQIFRDLPHGNHLSAEELHAKLLELGSNVSLATAYRTLKLLSSLGLLRELDFAEGHKHYELKQDTLPHQHIICIGCNMTLEFEDHFLEEAGQKIGARHNFEVIDAQFKIFGLCPTCREQKKPVLQPMSRPVGESRKTSGRSAGKTST, encoded by the coding sequence ATGCAAGCAGACGGACAGAACACCTCTGATCCCGTTTTCGATTCATTGCGCAAACGTGGGCACCGCATCACGGCGCAACGCGAAACCATTTTGCAGATCTTTCGCGACTTGCCGCACGGCAACCACCTTTCAGCAGAGGAATTACACGCCAAGCTGCTCGAGTTAGGCTCGAATGTCAGTCTGGCTACAGCTTACCGAACGCTGAAGCTGCTTTCATCGCTCGGGTTGTTGAGAGAACTCGACTTTGCTGAAGGTCATAAACATTACGAACTCAAGCAAGACACATTGCCGCATCAGCACATCATTTGCATTGGTTGCAATATGACTCTCGAGTTCGAAGATCACTTCCTGGAGGAAGCAGGGCAGAAAATTGGCGCTCGTCACAACTTCGAAGTAATAGATGCGCAGTTCAAGATCTTCGGGCTCTGTCCAACCTGCCGGGAGCAGAAAAAGCCCGTATTACAGCCAATGAGCCGCCCAGTTGGCGAAAGTCGAAAAACTTCCGGTCGTTCGGCCGGAAAAACATCAACTTGA
- the uvrA gene encoding excinuclease ABC subunit UvrA, whose amino-acid sequence MAGEKNGSKNGRKNSVNEDAIVVRGARQHNLKNIDISIPRNKLVVVTGVSGSGKSSLAFDTIFAEGQRRYVESLSAYARQFLGQLDKPDVDAIEGLSPAISIDQKSTSHNPRSTVGTVTEIYDYLRLLYARCGTPHCPQCDRLINPQTIDQIVDGVMALPEGTKIQILAPLISGRKGEYQSLFQDLRKEGFVRVRIDGVVHALEDDIELDKQKKHTIELVIDRIVVKPSIQSRLADSLSLGLKWGKSNVLVDLVDAAASEKKELLFSEKFACANCNISFAEISPRIFSFNSPYGACPDCHGLGSVFEVDPSLVVPDPKKSLQEGAIYPWAKTGNPYYEQILTSLAKHYKFKMNVPFESLPKAAQKVILYGSGEEKIKLAHDSYDGREFWEYKKPFEGLIPNLTRRHDETNSDRARADIENFMTQMPCKSCSGTRLKPESLAIRTGGLSIAQVCALSVVKALQFFENLPEQLTARQQTIAHQVLIEITSRLKFLSDVGLDYLTLERQANTLSGGEAQRIRLATQIGSGLSGVLYVLDEPSVGLHQRDNNRLIHTLKKLRDLGNTLLVVEHDEDTMRMADWLIDIGPGAGVHGGHLVAEGTIDDICKSKNSSTGAYLSGRKSIEVPKKRRPGNGHYLKVTGAKLNNLKDVSVTIPLNKFVAVTGVSGSGKSSFVNDLLYQYLRHALGSPVPMPKGVTSVTGIENLDKVIDIDQSPIGRTPRSNPATYTGLFDVVRDIFSLTNEAKARGYLPGRFSFNVKGGRCEACRGEGMNEIEMNFLPSVFVTCDVCKGARYNRETLEVKFKGKSIGDVLEMTVEDALVFFENVPKAESKLTTMQEVGLNYIKLGQSATTLSGGEAQRVKLAEQLSRRSTGKTIFILDEPTTGLSFADVDKLLHVLNRLVDGGNTVLIIEHNLDVIKQADWIIDLGPEGGDRGGTIVAEGTPEQLAAVKESHTGQFLRECLNLNKALV is encoded by the coding sequence ATGGCAGGCGAAAAAAACGGCTCTAAAAATGGACGCAAAAATTCTGTCAACGAAGATGCAATTGTGGTGCGTGGTGCGCGCCAGCACAATCTCAAAAATATAGACATCAGTATTCCGCGAAACAAGCTCGTCGTTGTCACCGGAGTTAGTGGCTCCGGCAAATCGTCACTGGCTTTTGATACGATTTTTGCCGAGGGGCAAAGGCGTTACGTAGAGTCACTTTCAGCCTATGCGCGACAGTTTCTCGGTCAGCTGGACAAGCCTGATGTTGATGCCATCGAAGGACTGAGTCCGGCAATTTCCATCGATCAAAAATCAACCAGTCACAATCCTCGCTCTACAGTCGGCACCGTTACGGAAATCTATGACTACCTGCGTTTGCTCTATGCAAGATGCGGTACTCCACACTGCCCGCAGTGCGATCGCCTGATCAATCCGCAAACCATCGATCAGATTGTTGATGGTGTTATGGCTTTGCCTGAGGGGACAAAAATTCAGATTCTTGCACCGCTTATATCCGGTCGCAAGGGCGAGTATCAGTCGCTTTTTCAAGATTTGCGCAAAGAAGGTTTTGTGCGCGTTCGCATCGACGGTGTTGTGCATGCCCTGGAAGACGACATAGAACTCGACAAGCAAAAGAAGCATACAATCGAGCTGGTTATCGACCGCATCGTCGTCAAGCCAAGCATTCAATCGCGGCTGGCAGACAGTCTTTCGCTCGGTTTGAAATGGGGCAAGTCGAATGTTCTGGTCGATCTGGTTGATGCTGCCGCCAGTGAAAAAAAGGAGTTGCTGTTCTCTGAGAAATTTGCCTGCGCTAATTGCAATATCAGTTTTGCCGAAATTTCCCCTCGAATTTTCTCTTTCAATAGCCCCTATGGTGCTTGTCCTGACTGCCACGGACTGGGGTCGGTGTTTGAAGTAGATCCCTCACTGGTCGTGCCTGATCCGAAGAAGTCACTGCAGGAAGGGGCTATTTATCCCTGGGCTAAGACCGGCAATCCATATTACGAGCAGATTCTCACTTCGCTCGCCAAACACTACAAGTTTAAAATGAATGTACCTTTTGAGAGTTTGCCGAAAGCAGCTCAGAAAGTCATTCTTTATGGCTCCGGCGAGGAAAAAATCAAGCTTGCCCATGATTCTTATGATGGGCGGGAATTCTGGGAGTACAAGAAACCGTTTGAAGGTTTGATACCGAACTTGACACGCCGACACGACGAAACAAATTCGGATCGGGCTCGCGCCGATATTGAAAATTTTATGACCCAGATGCCCTGTAAATCTTGCTCAGGCACTCGCTTGAAGCCTGAGAGTCTGGCTATCCGAACCGGTGGTCTATCTATTGCTCAGGTGTGTGCACTTTCTGTCGTTAAGGCATTGCAGTTCTTTGAGAACTTGCCCGAGCAATTGACCGCGCGCCAGCAGACAATAGCGCATCAGGTGTTGATTGAGATTACCTCTCGATTGAAGTTTCTGTCTGATGTCGGGCTTGATTATCTGACTCTGGAGCGACAGGCTAATACCTTATCTGGTGGCGAGGCGCAGCGTATCAGGCTGGCCACTCAAATCGGCTCAGGTCTCTCCGGTGTTCTTTACGTACTGGACGAACCTTCGGTCGGGTTGCATCAGCGTGATAATAATCGGCTCATTCACACTTTGAAGAAGCTTCGCGATCTGGGTAATACTCTGCTTGTCGTAGAGCATGATGAAGACACTATGCGCATGGCTGACTGGTTGATTGATATCGGACCTGGTGCCGGCGTTCATGGCGGTCACCTGGTCGCCGAAGGCACCATAGATGATATCTGTAAATCGAAGAATTCCTCGACCGGTGCTTATCTGTCCGGGCGTAAATCAATCGAGGTGCCGAAGAAGCGACGCCCTGGAAATGGTCACTATTTGAAGGTTACAGGTGCCAAGCTGAACAATTTGAAAGATGTCAGCGTCACCATACCGCTCAATAAATTTGTTGCTGTTACCGGGGTCAGTGGCTCCGGTAAATCCAGTTTTGTAAACGATTTGCTTTATCAATATCTCAGGCACGCCCTGGGCAGCCCGGTGCCGATGCCGAAAGGCGTCACCAGCGTCACAGGCATCGAAAATCTCGATAAAGTGATCGATATCGATCAGTCTCCGATTGGTCGCACACCTCGATCCAATCCCGCTACATACACTGGTTTGTTCGACGTCGTGCGCGACATCTTCTCGCTCACCAATGAGGCCAAGGCGCGCGGCTATCTGCCCGGACGATTTTCATTCAACGTCAAGGGTGGGCGTTGCGAAGCCTGTCGCGGCGAAGGCATGAATGAGATCGAGATGAACTTTCTGCCGTCTGTTTTTGTTACCTGCGATGTCTGCAAGGGCGCCCGATACAATCGCGAGACTCTGGAGGTTAAGTTCAAAGGCAAATCTATTGGTGACGTGCTCGAGATGACCGTGGAAGATGCACTCGTCTTTTTCGAGAATGTGCCGAAAGCTGAGTCCAAGCTGACGACCATGCAAGAAGTCGGTCTCAACTACATTAAGTTGGGGCAATCGGCTACCACCTTATCTGGTGGCGAAGCGCAGCGTGTCAAACTGGCTGAGCAGTTATCGAGACGGTCGACCGGAAAGACTATCTTCATTCTGGACGAGCCGACAACGGGATTGTCCTTTGCTGATGTAGACAAACTCTTGCATGTTCTCAATCGATTGGTTGACGGAGGCAACACTGTTTTGATCATTGAGCACAATTTAGACGTCATTAAGCAGGCAGACTGGATTATCGACCTCGGTCCGGAAGGCGGCGACAGGGGCGGAACCATCGTCGCCGAGGGAACACCGGAGCAACTGGCTGCTGTCAAAGAATCGCATACAGGACAGTTTTTGCGCGAATGTCTTAATTTGAACAAAGCCCTGGTATAA